The Thermodesulfobacteriota bacterium DNA segment TCGGTTCGATTAAGGATTGTGACCGCGATAGCAGTGGCGATGGCGATATTTCTCACTGCAAATTCAACCAAGAGGGTAAAACGGTCATGCGCGTTTAGACCTAAGATCGAGCCAATCCCAAATCCAAATATCATCGATATTATGATGAAGACGACACTTGCCAAAACAGTATCCGTTATTCCGAGCAGGAGATTTCCCGCTTCCTGATAGACTACAAATCCAACAATACCTACCAGGGCGGCGATGCTGACACCCCTAAAGAGAGCTTCATACCGTTTGGTGAAAACCGGCTTATAGTGGCGCAAGCACATACCCAATATAGTCGGGATAACCAGCATAACCAGGAGTTGAGCAAATATTATTGGGAAAGGTACCGAAAAATCGAAAGGATTATTAAGATAAAGCCCATACACCTTCATCAGTACAGGTAAAATGATCGCCGCTAATAAGCAGGACACGGCGGTTAAGGTAACCGATAGAGCCGTATTAGAGCGTGCCAAGTAAACATAGAAGTTAGACATTGCTCCTCCGGGACATGCGGCGATCAGTAAAATGCCCGACAGAATATAAGGTTCGAGTTTGAGCATATGAACCAAAACTATGCCAACTACAGGAAGAAATATGAACTGACCGAGGGTTCCAAACACTACAGTTCTTGGTTTACGCATGACTTGCCTGAAATCCTCGACGGTAAGGTCCAAGCCAACCACTAACATCGTGAAAAAAACAAGGACAGGTATAGAAATATCTATGAAGGTTTTTGTGAATGCGCTTATCATTCTAAGGGATTCTTTTTGACGGTTTGATGCATAATAAGTGCTACAAGCTACGTTAAGAAGCGTTTCTTGTAAAGTGATAATTGTGGACGATTGGAGCATGAGAGTACGGGCAGCGGGTCGCACTTCCAAAGAAGTAAAAGTGTGAGTCTGGCGCTTCCTTTCGTTCACCTGCCGGTAATTTTGAGACCGCCGGGGTCATCTTGGGTGGGCACTGCACTCACCGGATTATCGTCAACGTGGCGCTCATAGTGGGAATCCGGAATGCTTAGGCTTAGTGAGTTTTTTGAATAAGTTGGGTTAAAACCATAGATTTAGCGTTATAATGAGGAAGGAATAGCTCTTATGACTTCAGCGTAATCTCGGAAAAGAAAAAATGAACGCAGGAAAGAAGGATGAAATGAAGCTATTTGATGGCGAATCCGCTGCCGTGAACGACCGCAGTAAATCGATAAGAAGAGACCTGCTAATGCGAATGACGCTGGTGGCGCTGGCAGTAGCACTGCTGGTCGGAGTAGCTACATATCTCATCGAACGTCAGGGCATCGCCACGGCCATCGAGGAGCGCACCATACTGGGCGCTGAATTGCTCCGTGCCCGTGTACGCCAGATTTCTCGATTCTCCGGAGAACCCTGGCAAAACGTCGTATCTAGGGCGCTCGACGGACTGGAGGAAGACATGCCTTCTTCCAAGCTCGGCCGGTTCGTCTTCGTAGAAGTGCTGGACGTTAACGGCAGGCAACTGGCGAGCTACCCCCACAATCAAGGGGGCGCTATGGCCGAGTTGATTGCTTTAGCCAGGAAGCAATACTTTAAGGCCAATCCCGGGCAGATTCAACTGAAACGCATTCACGACAGCCCTGTTCCCGGCGCGGTGGCGGTTGTGGACCCGGTGTTTGACCGGAAGGGAATAAGAGTAGCCCAGATTAACGGGATTTTCGTGCTCTCGGCCGAAACAATCTCGAAATTCGACCGTGGTCTTGCCGTCGCCGTGCTGACCGCTGTAGCCATCGTAGTAGTGACTACGTTGATGATATATCCCATAATCCGCCGCTTGATCCGTCGGCTGAGCGGCTTATCCATTCAACTGCTAGACGCTAACCTGGAGACCCTGCAGGTCTTGGGCAATGCCATAGCTAAGCGTGACAGCGATACCGACGCGCACAATTACCGGGTCACGATCTACTCGGTTCGCCTTGCTGAAGCGTGCGCCGTGGAAGACGCCGTCATTCGCCGTCTCATCAAGGGCGCTTTCCTCCACGACGTAGGTAAAATCGGCGTTCGCGACCACATCCTTTTAAAGCCCGGCAAACTGACCGATGAGGAATATGAGGTCATGAAAACGCACGTCCCCCACGGTGTAGATATCATCGGGCAGTCGAGCTGGCTTCAGGATGCGGGGGAACTGATCGCCAGCCACCACGAGCAGTATGCGGGCAAGGGTTATTACCGGGGCCTCAAGGGTGAAGGCATTCCGCTTACTGCGCGCATTTTTGCCATTGCCGACGTGTTCGATGCCCTGACCTCGGAGCGGCCCTACAAAAAACCTCTGACCGTAGAGCAATCACTGGAGATACTGAAGCGGGGGGCCGGAGAGCACTTCGACCCGGAGTTGCTCGAGCGTTTCACCGCCATGGCCTCCGACCTGCACGGGCGCTTCGCCAACGACGATGTGGCGGCGCGTAAGGAGGTGGCTGATATCATCCAGCGCTATTTCAAGACCGACCTGGGCGTCATTCTCGAGGAGGCATTTACTGATTCGCATAGCTACTAGTCGGATTTGGCATCATTTAGCAAGTGTGTTCTCCATTTCCTGGATAACGTCCACAAGGCTCTGCTGGCTCACCTGGACAAAGCCTCTTATGGGACGGTCAAAGTCGGTGATTATAAGCATGACAAATGCAAGAACAAGTATGAGTAAGGTGAGACCCCAGCGGTTCATTCGTCCGGAAAGCCCAGCATTTAAACCAGTCATTGCAACTGCTGCGCTGGCAATAAAAAGAAGCATCAGTAAAACGACCCCAGGCAGCCGGTCGAAGGAAACGGCGAGGCGCTTGGTGTTCATGTCGATAACTTCGTTGATCGACTGGACGATCGAAACCTCGACTGGCCCCGCTGGTTTAGACTTCACCATTTCCTCTGTAAGGGGCCAGATCTTGGACAGAGCCTGCAATGTATTTGCGACAGTCTTCCGGAGTTGTTCATTGGTGACTGCCGTCCCGACTGGGACCACTCGGGTCTTGGCGTAGTCGAGTAGCGCTTCTCGAAGTTCGGTACGGTACGGCTCAGGCGCCAAACCGGCCCTGAGAAACGCCGTTCCGATGGCGTTAGCTTCGTTTATCACTGCCTGTTTACGCAGGTCAGCGCGGCTCAACGTGAAGGTGTAAGTAAATGCCAGCATGAGCCCAAGCAGTGCGTACATTGAAGTCAGGACGAGATCCCCTTGCTCTTTCCTGTCAGTCTCAGTCGTTTCCTTTCTCCGCCAACGGCCGATTCGATAGCCGACCTCCAGTGCCGCAAGCAATATCACGGCAAAAAACAGCCCGATAACCAGGGTGGGCATCTGGTAAAGGATTGGAATGTCCATAACCTTCCTCCTAGTGTTTCTTGAGGTCAAATTTAAATGGTTTCACTAACAAAAGGATATAGTTTGGGCTCATGTAGTTTCTTTTATTCATTGGCTCGGGTCAGCCATCCGCGAGAGCCTAAAGAGAGGCTCGGGGTTGGGGCCATAGAGGTATAACAATCCATCTTGACCCATGGAAAAACTGCGGACTTCTTCCATAGCCTTGAGGAACCGCAGCTCCTGGTCCATTAGGGAAGGAATGCATCCGCGCTTAGTTGTCGCCATCTGGCCGAACTTAATGGTATCGCCCTTGATTGTGACAATGCCATTAAAAAGATTACATCCCGTACTTCCTGATACACGGCCGCCTTCGTCGAAACGGATGGTGGGCTGTGAATTCTCCACCACGCCTCTCCCTGCTATGTCTTCTACCAGCCAGTTTGTCCCCGTAAGGGTTGTCTTCACAGATTTGCCCTCCGTGTCGGGGGCGGTAATAGTTTTCTCGCCCGGATTCTGTAGACAGGCAAGTAGAGCTAACGCCAAGCCAGCTGTTATAATAACCGATAATTTCATGCCATCCTCCTTGAATGTTACTTTTCGTTTTTTTGAGTATTTTTCATCGAGAATCTCCTTCCAATGGGTTTTCTTTGCATTCCCATCCCACTTCAATTCTCGATCCGCAAAAAGATTAGTATCCCTATTCGGCATGAAGGTGATTACTGCCAGAATGCATATACTCTTTCCATCACCCAGTAGAAAGCGACGGACTTAATAACCTGGATAAGTCCTTTTTCAATCTGTAAAGAAAGGGGAGTGTCGAGTCTGTATGCCACTCGTCGAGGTGAATGGGTTGTTACACGAAAAGCGAACTTACGACCGCAGCTACTCACAGATGTACCCCAGTCTGTCAAGTGCTTTCATTTCTTATTCTCGAAAGCTCCTTAGAACCTTTCCAAGCTCCGAAGATGAGATTTTTTTGAGTGCTTTTTTCTCAAGTTGCCGTATGCGCTCGCGTGTGAGGCCGAATTTTTTTCCTATATCACCAAGCGTATGTACGGCGCCTTCTTGATTCAGTCCGAACCTCATTCTGATTATTTGCTCATCCCTTGGCTTGAGGAGTGAAAGAGCCTCTATTATTTTTTTCGGAAGCTCTGTCTTTGATATCGTGGAGTCTGGGACGGGTGACCCTTCGTCCGCTATGACATCAAAAAGAGTTAAAGTCTCACCGTCGATTACGGGCGAATACAGATGAGTCGTATAGATTTTGGCTTCAATAATCCTCTTTACGGCATTAACGGACACCCTTGCTTTCTTTGCGACCTCCTCGGGTATAGGTCTTCTTCCCATTTCCTTCTCCAGTTCGGCAATCGTTCTATACACCTTAGCCGAATTCTCGAGCAAATATACCGGAATTCTAATCGTCTCGGTCTGCGTCAAAACCGCTCGTATTATGAACTGGTGTATCCACCATGAAGCATAAGTCGAGAATTTAAATCCCTTTTCATGGTCAAATTTATCCACCGCTCTCATTAATCCCAGATTCCCTTCCTGAATGACATCGAGAATGGAAAGCCCGTTATTTGCGTATCTTTTAGCTATATGCAAAACCAGTCTTAAGTTGGCCTTTATAAATCTATTTCT contains these protein-coding regions:
- a CDS encoding sigma-70 family RNA polymerase sigma factor → MELRRAAPDDFIELTRAAEETFEPIQNEDSFMFDLAETEQVIEPDEIKNGNMIESRVGQESIALHAYFRDILREPLLTPKNEREISAKIKNCRGKIAKIKALLSELSGQTKKDNLNGHRKGGECSLSKKIERLNAFARAYSELAKDLRNRFIKANLRLVLHIAKRYANNGLSILDVIQEGNLGLMRAVDKFDHEKGFKFSTYASWWIHQFIIRAVLTQTETIRIPVYLLENSAKVYRTIAELEKEMGRRPIPEEVAKKARVSVNAVKRIIEAKIYTTHLYSPVIDGETLTLFDVIADEGSPVPDSTISKTELPKKIIEALSLLKPRDEQIIRMRFGLNQEGAVHTLGDIGKKFGLTRERIRQLEKKALKKISSSELGKVLRSFRE
- a CDS encoding HD domain-containing phosphohydrolase; the protein is MNAGKKDEMKLFDGESAAVNDRSKSIRRDLLMRMTLVALAVALLVGVATYLIERQGIATAIEERTILGAELLRARVRQISRFSGEPWQNVVSRALDGLEEDMPSSKLGRFVFVEVLDVNGRQLASYPHNQGGAMAELIALARKQYFKANPGQIQLKRIHDSPVPGAVAVVDPVFDRKGIRVAQINGIFVLSAETISKFDRGLAVAVLTAVAIVVVTTLMIYPIIRRLIRRLSGLSIQLLDANLETLQVLGNAIAKRDSDTDAHNYRVTIYSVRLAEACAVEDAVIRRLIKGAFLHDVGKIGVRDHILLKPGKLTDEEYEVMKTHVPHGVDIIGQSSWLQDAGELIASHHEQYAGKGYYRGLKGEGIPLTARIFAIADVFDALTSERPYKKPLTVEQSLEILKRGAGEHFDPELLERFTAMASDLHGRFANDDVAARKEVADIIQRYFKTDLGVILEEAFTDSHSY
- a CDS encoding META domain-containing protein, which translates into the protein MPNRDTNLFADRELKWDGNAKKTHWKEILDEKYSKKRKVTFKEDGMKLSVIITAGLALALLACLQNPGEKTITAPDTEGKSVKTTLTGTNWLVEDIAGRGVVENSQPTIRFDEGGRVSGSTGCNLFNGIVTIKGDTIKFGQMATTKRGCIPSLMDQELRFLKAMEEVRSFSMGQDGLLYLYGPNPEPLFRLSRMADPSQ
- a CDS encoding bile acid:sodium symporter family protein, which encodes MISAFTKTFIDISIPVLVFFTMLVVGLDLTVEDFRQVMRKPRTVVFGTLGQFIFLPVVGIVLVHMLKLEPYILSGILLIAACPGGAMSNFYVYLARSNTALSVTLTAVSCLLAAIILPVLMKVYGLYLNNPFDFSVPFPIIFAQLLVMLVIPTILGMCLRHYKPVFTKRYEALFRGVSIAALVGIVGFVVYQEAGNLLLGITDTVLASVVFIIISMIFGFGIGSILGLNAHDRFTLLVEFAVRNIAIATAIAVTILNRTEFAVFATVYFLIQVPLVVLAIIFFKRLRSHHMHSSSIL